A stretch of Gambusia affinis linkage group LG10, SWU_Gaff_1.0, whole genome shotgun sequence DNA encodes these proteins:
- the tm2d1 gene encoding TM2 domain-containing protein 1 isoform X1 has translation MMPLGAAGNNKAPAVDLSRDGTVRGFGSVLIELRWSPVPQDPEGNTLSRDGWLIMAAPFGRLLLLTLLLFCCGSGSGSGVKAAEAEEAEDCRHLRLGQYLCRDPNIDESTQEPENCRNGVAFVDCLPAPNVTCRLSNGTEVRFSGDEVGFNRTVTCRNVTGYSYKVAVALSLFLGWLGADRFYLGYPALGLLKFCTVGFCGIGTLIDFILIAMQMVGPADGSSYIVDFYGARLTRLSITNETFRKPHLVL, from the exons ATGATGCCTTTAGGTGCTGCCGGAAATAACAAAGCTCCTGCGGTTGATTTGAGCAGAGATGGAACGGTCAGAGGGTTCGGTTCGGTACTTATCG AGCTCCGATGGTCCCCCGTCCCTCAGGACCCTGAAGGCAACACGCTGTCACGTGATGGTTGGCTCATCATGGCGGCTCCCTTCGGACGGTTGCTACTCCTGACGCTCCTGCTGTTCTGctgcggttctggttctggttctggtgtcaAAGCGGCTGAGGCTGAAGAGGCGGAGGACTGCAGACACCTGAGGCTGGGACA GTATCTGTGCAGAGACCCGAACATCGATGAATCCACGCAGGAACCCGAGAACTGCCGGAACGGCGTGGCGTTCG TGGACTGTCTGCCCGCTCCAAACGTCACCTGCCGGCTGTCCAACGGAACCGAGGTCCGGTTCAGCGGAGACGAGGTCGGCTTCAACAGAACCGTCACCTGTAGGAACGT GACCGGATATTCCTACAAGGTTGCCGTGGCGCTGTCTCTGTTTCTGGGCTGGCTGGGAGCGGACCGGTTCTACCTGGGATACCCGGCCCtgg GTCTGCTGAAGTTCTGCACCGTGGGATTCTGTGGGATCGGGACTCTGATCGACTTCATCCTGATCGCCATGCAG ATGGTGGGCCCGGCGGACGGGTCCAGTTACATCGTGGATTTCTACGGCGCCCGGCTGACCCGGCTCTCCATCACCAACGAGACGTTCAGGAAGCCTCACCTGGTGCTCTGA
- the tm2d1 gene encoding TM2 domain-containing protein 1 isoform X2 → MERSEGSVRYLSDPEGNTLSRDGWLIMAAPFGRLLLLTLLLFCCGSGSGSGVKAAEAEEAEDCRHLRLGQYLCRDPNIDESTQEPENCRNGVAFVDCLPAPNVTCRLSNGTEVRFSGDEVGFNRTVTCRNVTGYSYKVAVALSLFLGWLGADRFYLGYPALGLLKFCTVGFCGIGTLIDFILIAMQMVGPADGSSYIVDFYGARLTRLSITNETFRKPHLVL, encoded by the exons ATGGAACGGTCAGAGGGTTCGGTTCGGTACTTATCG GACCCTGAAGGCAACACGCTGTCACGTGATGGTTGGCTCATCATGGCGGCTCCCTTCGGACGGTTGCTACTCCTGACGCTCCTGCTGTTCTGctgcggttctggttctggttctggtgtcaAAGCGGCTGAGGCTGAAGAGGCGGAGGACTGCAGACACCTGAGGCTGGGACA GTATCTGTGCAGAGACCCGAACATCGATGAATCCACGCAGGAACCCGAGAACTGCCGGAACGGCGTGGCGTTCG TGGACTGTCTGCCCGCTCCAAACGTCACCTGCCGGCTGTCCAACGGAACCGAGGTCCGGTTCAGCGGAGACGAGGTCGGCTTCAACAGAACCGTCACCTGTAGGAACGT GACCGGATATTCCTACAAGGTTGCCGTGGCGCTGTCTCTGTTTCTGGGCTGGCTGGGAGCGGACCGGTTCTACCTGGGATACCCGGCCCtgg GTCTGCTGAAGTTCTGCACCGTGGGATTCTGTGGGATCGGGACTCTGATCGACTTCATCCTGATCGCCATGCAG ATGGTGGGCCCGGCGGACGGGTCCAGTTACATCGTGGATTTCTACGGCGCCCGGCTGACCCGGCTCTCCATCACCAACGAGACGTTCAGGAAGCCTCACCTGGTGCTCTGA